A region of the Microcystis aeruginosa FD4 genome:
TGGTGATATGGGTATAGAGATTATAACCACCGGTGGTGTGGACGACTCCTTTCGGTTTGCCGGTGGAACCACTGGTATAGAGGATAAATAACATATCTTCGCTATCCATGGGTTCGGCCGGACAGTTAGCAGATACCTGTTTTTGTAGATCATGCCACCAGTAATCGCGATCGGCAACCATATTGATGGGTTCCTTGCTGCGCTGGACAACGAGAACTTTTTCCACACTGGGGGCGCTATTATCGGCTAGAGCCAGATCTACCTGTTCCTTGAGGGCAACTACTTTATCCTTGCGGAACCCCCCATCGGCAGTGATTACCACCTTAGCGGCCGCATCATTAAGACGATCGCGCAAAGCATCGGCACTAAATCCCCCAAAAACTACACTGTGGGGCGCGCCAATTCTGGCACAGGCTAACATGGCGATCGCTGCTTCGGGAATCATCGGCATATAAATTCCGACCACATCGCCTTTTTTTACGCCTAATTCCTTTAAAGCGTTGGCAAATTGACAGACTTCTCGGTGTAGCTGTTCGTAGGTAATGGTGCGACTGTCTCCCGGTTCTCCTTCCCAGATAATGGCAGCTTTATTGCGTCTCCATGTCGTGAGATGTCTGTCAATACAGTTGTAACAAATATTAATCTTGCCGTTGACGAACCATTTAGCAAAGGGGGGCTGCCAGTCAAGAACCTCTGACCATTTTTCAAACCAATGTAGTTCTTTTTCGGCTAATTGGGCCCAAAAAGCCGGGGGATCAGCCTTGGCTTTGGCGTAGAGTTGCTGGTATTCTTCAAGGCTTTTAATGGTGGCATTCTGAGCAAATTCGGCACTGGGAGGAAACAGCCGATTTTCCTGTAGGATTGATTCGATCGCTATTTCTGTCATACTGGCAAACGAAATAAATTATCTTGCGATCCAGATTACCTTTTTCGGTTCCCCCCGTAACCCCGGCAAGCAATTCTTTAAGGCTATTTTAGGATTAGCCGAGATGCGACTAGCGATCGCCATTTAGACCCAAGTGTTACAGAGTTTAAAGTTATGTCACCGATCGAGCGATGAACAGATCGCTGTAAGGTAAACTAACCGATAAACCCGAAATTTAACATGGAGAACACTCGGTAAGGAGTCATAATTCAATGTCTCATAGCGTTAAAATTTACGATACCTGTATCGGTTGCACCCAATGCGTTCGGGCTTGTCCCCTCGACGTGCTGGAAATGGTTCCCTGGGATGGCTGTAAAGCTGCCCAGATTGCCTCCTCCCCCCGCACTGAAGACTGTGTTGGTTGTAAACGTTGCGAAACGGCTTGTCCGACGGATTTCCTAAGTATTCGGGTTTATCTCGGAGCAGAAACCACCCGCAGTATGGGTCTAGCCTACTAGGCCTGGCAATCATTCTGTGTTTAATATTTAGCGAAAACTAATCTTGTTAAGAGGACTAACCTGTCCTCTTTTTTTGTTATACTCCCTTCGCTAGTGAAGATT
Encoded here:
- the psaC gene encoding photosystem I iron-sulfur center protein PsaC, with protein sequence MSHSVKIYDTCIGCTQCVRACPLDVLEMVPWDGCKAAQIASSPRTEDCVGCKRCETACPTDFLSIRVYLGAETTRSMGLAY